One Argentina anserina chromosome 6, drPotAnse1.1, whole genome shotgun sequence genomic window, TATTTTATGAATTCATCAATCACTGCGCTTATATGAAGACAGTCGTACCGGACCTTCTTGAAAAAGCTTCTATGGACATGCAAGTATTTCATGTATTACTATTAGATCGAAAATTCTTCCCTCCACTCACTTGACCTACGTGGCACAAGCCGAACCACATCCTTCAGACAGATGTGACGTTAGTCAAATACAACCGCTATCGTTTGTTTTTAGATACAAGTGGTCTGATAAAAAACACAAAAGATAAGAATCTTTAGTAGTGGAGACCAGCGAGCTTTCTGCTCCTTCTAGCTCTTAGTAACAACAACAAGCACTCGTCCTCGTCGTCGGAAAGAAATTTGtcgacaatttcttatttatttacttTATGTCCATATGTTACGAgtctttttttaattatgatCAAACCATgattatttatattattttgattacaatatattatatctgtattaattttaattttttgaataacttttaattttagttgtaattcatatttatttttctatgtTTATTGGGTACCTACACCCTTGAACAAcattttgcttctttttttttcctattagAACAACGTTCTATGCACATTTtgctttgtttttattttcgtaTGGATctttattttatgtaattatttatagtttgatattattttcttaattaatataattattcCTTCATGCATcgttaaaaaaaagttaaaaagtGAAACACCATGACCCATAACTAACCTATTTACGCAAGTAAGACCTGATTTAAATCAACAATAACCCATATTCTAACCTAGAATATTTGTGGTTGCACTCAAACCTTGGttgggctgcctacgtaccaTTTAAAAAGGATCAAGTCATTAGTAATAATACAGTTAGGTAAATCCAATTAATTAATCCTTACTCTCTAGgacgaaaataaaaacaatccaACGGGTGGATTTTCACGATTTACAATCCAGCAATCCGTATTCTCGGTAAATCTTAACAATTCTTAACTTTAACGATTCAATCTCACAATCTATTCATGAATTCCCTACACCGAGAGGGTTATTTTACATCCCAAAACTCGGTCGGATTCCAACGCCACGCGCTGCCAGCAGTGGCGGTGCTGCCACTATTCCAGTGACCTCTGATCATCACCAAATGTCATAACCACAATCAAAACGacatttctaacaactttctagttcacaacaAAGTCTAGTTtcaagcctaaacagtccaatttCAACCAAACCAAAAACCCCAAATTTTCAAACCCTAGAATTCAAATTCGTTGATTCTCTTACCTCGATGCGAGTTGGCTCAATTCCTTTGGAGGGTTTGATACACGACTCCTTACGCTCCTTTTTGGTACCAGTTTTGCAGCCTATGGTGATGGGAGGAGGGAGTTCCGACGAAAGGAGTGATCAGCGGTGATGAAGTTTCCAAGCGACGCCGCACCTACAAAGCGGCGAGGTGGGGTCGGCCACCAACCCAGATCGACGGAGGGTGGAGCTAGCTCTCAAATGGGACCGATGCGCTAGTCTGGAGTGGCCGGACGACAGCATTCCGGCGAGGAGAAGGCAGCGGGGACGAGCTCGGGAAAACGGGGTTTTTCTCCCGATGAACAATGTCgccaaaaatttgaatttctttGCTTCTTTTCTCCATTTAGTCTGATTTTTAcccatatttatactatttttcaaaatgTCCCCATACCCTTTTTGATTCATAACGTTTTCATACAAATTCTGATTTGCCCTTGTCGTGTgtctacgaattcgtatcgacgaactctacaacttttgtgaatgaagttttctcgaAAAACTCACGCATCgaaaattcaatatttagactCTCTATACTTAGTATGACTCCCAATAAAAGCTAAAAGTAAAATCGTACGGGTAAAAGGTCGGGGCGTGTCAATTCTCTCCTCATAAAAATTTCACCCTCGAAATTTACATACTTGACAAAAAGGAAAAGGGTATGGTTTCCTCCCCTAATCTTTTGTCTCCCAAATTTTAAATGATGACCTCCCACGTCATACACACATCAGAGGGTGATCCCACTATGCCTCGATCCAATAAAACATACATCTCAGAATACGATTattgttctatatatatatatatatatatatatatcggaaTGAGTACCTCTTTATAAAAGAGTTTGACACGAAATATCCACTGAATAAATATTGAATATTTCTAAAAATTGGGGATACCCCGCAGATCACATACCAAGCACCTCGACGATTCCTGCGATATCCTAGCGCGACTCCTACATACCTAAACTACCCTGATATACTATAAATCATTCAATCTCAACTCAAAAGATTTCCAAAGCCACATGAGATCCATTCTCTAAAAGTGACACCAAAGGTTAAACAAAATCAATCGATCAATTCTTTAAACGATACTCTGTTCCATACTTAAGCAATGCCAACAGGCCACGCAGTTCGCTTCTATGTTCTCATTACGAGTACCAACTAATTCTCTTTTATCAACACCACTAAAGCTATTAGAAATCTCTAGCTTTGATAAACTAGCAAGAATCTTTCATTATCAAGTTAATGTCTCTATAGTTTGAAATCCATAAGTTCTAGGTTGAAATGCGCCAGTTATTAACGGTGGTAGCGACGCAACTAGTGGCCAACGGAAATATGTCACAACCAAAATTTTGACCAAATTACCGAATTAAGAATATGAGGGAATGGGTAACAAGTATTTACTATTAATACACCGAGAATAGTCCCCAACTGTCCACACCAAGAAATTTATTTAGATAAGTAAAGACTCGTCGGAAATATCACACTCAACCTTGAGCTTTTCAAAGGGACACGATAGCAAGGAAGTTACCCTAAACATCTCGTTTCACGAGGAATcactaaaatataaattaaccaAAAAATCAAACTCTCAAGATCATTTGGCCCCCAACGAAAAAGACACAAGTCCATGAAGATCATGACCTCCCGGGTCAAAACTGAATCAGTAAGTGGTCCTACCACACTACGATCCAATAGAAATAGATCACAAAATACAAGTATTGTAATACGTATTAAAATACGTACTACCCTTATTACTCCACACAATAGACAAGCTAGAACTCGAAATACCTCTCGAATCAATACGAAAAATTTCCTTCTAAGAGTTCTCAACTCATAATTCATTTCTAAATAATTGATGGTGTCACATTGATCCGTTACTGTGAAGCATAACATTCAACCAACATGACCACTATCAAAAGAGATTACCAAAATAACCTAACATCTACGGCGAGTCGTGCGAGACCCTTATCAAATGAGGCATACCAAAATTTCAGCATAGTCTCTCCTGAAAGTAGCTAACCCTACCTGCACAACAACGACACTTCTAATAATAACAAAACCACCACAACACCTAGAGCCATCTGCTCCTCCAGTCAAAACGGCATCCACATCATTTAGAACAATTTTCAGGCATCAACAATAACAAATCACAACCTATAAAATTCATAAGTTGTCCATCACATTATGAGGCGTTAGGACACATAACATCGATCGACCCTTGGAGCTTTCCACTCCTCTTAAACCACAACCGCCCAACGTAATTTACGACAACAAGATTCATTAATCACGTAAAATATAATTCCCGAGAATCTCATTGCTGAATAAATTACTAAAATATCGGAACTAACTTATCAATTTCTGAGATTTCCAATCGCAGATAAATATCCGACGaataatagaaaataaactagccccgctagtctcCATAAAGTGATAATCATAATATAGAAGTAGACTAGTCCCActagtcaaaataataaatcaataacagaaactggactagccccgctagtcaaagtGATATCTCAAGTCATAAATGTAAACTAACCCACTggttaaaataatattatcatGCCATATAATgaggactagccccgctagtctaGATAAATCATTAAGAATAGCTAGAAGccgactagccccgctagtcaaaacaaatataacaaataataaCAAGAAatggactagccccgctagtgaAATAGGATAATCGGTAAAAAgtggactagccccgctagccTGAATTGAATAAATAAGGATAACAACTGGCAAGTGGACTAGCCTTgctaatcaaataaaataagaagTGCCATACAATATGCATGTCGggaaaaatatatacatatataatctcAAGTTCTCAATATCGTCACGTTACGTTTACAGAGAGGGTATTGAATTGTCATGTCATTGTCAACTATACAACATCGTCTCCCAGGCAGAAAAGTGATATAGTATGCTAGCATAATCATATCAAAGTGTATGGCCTCAAAAAATAATGAGTGAACTAGCCCTGCTAGTCACAATATAATAAATGAGAATAATCGTAAaaagatatatcatttttatcCGTTGATCATGCCCATTTTTATATTGTCAAATGAGAGGATACCAGAAAGAATTGAATATGATTATGCATGCCCCCTTTATAGGATTAAATGAGAGGATACcggaataaaatagaaaatcatTATTATATGTTGATCGTACCCCTTTTATATAGTTAAAGAAGAGGATACTAGAATAAGAATAGATAGAGCGAGTACGGTTCCCAACCGTACATATAAATCTCAATATCAAATAAGagaattcaaagaaaaataataatataatctGACATGTCCCACATGTCGCAATATAAGGAAATAAAACAGTTAATATTATCTCCCGGAAATCCTATTTCCGAAATATTCCATTAACCAAAGCCAAGGGACATTAATCATATatgaaattcaaatgaaacaTACACACCTAGAAATCCCATTTCATAATAAATATTCATCAAAATTTTCCGCGGATCCCATTGTCGGATAAATGTAGACAAAATCCAAAGATATTAACTAAGGCGTTAAATAAATCTCATATTCATTTTCCAAGTCAAATAAATGGAACTTTATAATTACGGTTTCCAACctaaataaatgaataaaagGACGTATACTCAAATAAAATTCACGAGATTCTCATTCCCAGCAACACTCACTCAATTTAATTATTCACAAGCCGTTATTAATcaataagaaataaaactcAATATCACGccaaaatttactaattaacataattgatatttcacatctCTAATCACAGAATCACTACTTTAAATGTACGATGGCCCGAGCGTTGAACCTAAACTCTTATACCAAATGAAATACCCTGACCCAGAACTAAGCTATTTACACAAGTAAGACCCGATTTAAATCAACAATAACCCATATTCTAATCTAGAATATTTTTGGTTGCACCTAAACCTTGGttgggctgcctacgtaccctttAAAAGGGATCAAGTCATTTGTAGTTCAATACAGTTAGGTaaatctaattaattaatcattgCTCTCTAGGATGAAAATAGTAATAATCCAACGGGTGGATTTTCACGATTTACAATATGGTAATCTGTATTCTCGGTAaatcttaaaaattcttaacTTTAACGATTCAATCTCACAATTTATTCATGAATTCCCTACACCGAGAGAGTTATTTTACATCCCAAAACTCGGCCGGATTCCGGCGCCACGCGCCGCTGGCAGTGGCAGCGCTGCCACTGTTTAGTTTCTAACAATTTCCTAGTTCACAACAAAGTTTAGTTTCTAGCCTAAACAATCCAAtttcaacaaaaccaaaaaccccAAATTTTCAAACCCTAGAATTGAAATTCGTCGATTCTGTTATGTCGATGCGAGTTGGCTCAATTCATTTGGAGGGTTTGATACACGATTCCTTGCGCTCCTTTTGGTACCAATTTCACGGCCTATCGTGGCCCGAGAAAAGGAGCGATCGACAGTGGTGAAGCTTCTAGGCGACGCCGCTCCTACATGGTGAGGAGGTGGGGTCAGCCACCAACCCAGATCAACAGAGGGTGGAGCTAGCTCTCGAATGAGAGCAGTGCGCCGGTCTGGAGTGGCCAGATGACGGCGTTCCGGCGAGGAGATGGCGGTGGGGTCGGGCTCGGGAAAACGGGGTTTTTACCCCTGATGAACAGTGCCgccaaaaatttgaatttcgttttcttcttttctcccTTTTTTAATGATTTTTACCCATATTCatactatttttcaaaattgcCCCATACCCTTTTTGATTCATAACGTTTTCATACAAACTCCGATTTGAGTTTGACGCGTGTCTACGAATTCGtttcgacgagctctacaacttttatgaaggaagttttcccgAAAAATTTACGCATCAAAAGTCAATATTTAGAGTCTCTATACTTAGTACGACTCCCGATAAAAGGTAAAAGTAAAACTATAAGGGTAAAATATTTGGGGcgtttcaaaaaaaagaagagatgaGAGAACATGCATGTTCGATGCGACCTTGAAGGGACCTCAAGTATAGAACTTACAAGCGTGGGTCTTGGGAGAAAAATATTAGACCAGCAAATGGTTTTACACAAGGACTGAAAAATCGAAATTATCGTTGATATTTCGGCGATAATTTCGTTTTTCTCGCCTTACGATATATCTTTCATATACCAGTATAATTTCGTCCgatatttttgaaatttccCGATATATCGCGATATTTTCGAAATTATTGGGAAATATCGCGATATATCCACGTTCTGCCACGTGTCGCcaccacaaaaaaaattcaaacatgATTTTAAGGGGAATCGAACCCCTAATCACATGGTTAGGCACTCTATGACCTTACCATCTCAACCAATTCatgttattgttttttttatgcaATTATTATGATATATACCATCTTACAAAAAACATTTGATAAATTGTCTAATCCCAACTAATTTTattagtttcttttttccttccttATTATTCAACTAAAAGTCATTGttagctaatttttaatttctttcctttgtTAACTTTACTATACTACAAATACATAAAAAGATGTAATGCATTGTCACCACTACTATTTCATTTGTTcttcttaatatgtttcttCCACTTACCTACTATCatataaattgatgatgaatttaTGAGAGAAGCTCAACAATGCATTATTCACTATATTCTTTTCAAGTTAATTAGAtgtttatattttaaaatcaatttttacGAATTCTCGATGGTTGCTCTATCTCAAATCACTACAACTCCTTATAGACTAAAAAATTCTACAATATTTTCTTATAAAATATAGTAGAGAATTGATTAAAGAAACATCTCTTAAAATTACATCCATAATttccatatttttatttaaatttccatcaattttctcaattatttttcaagATCGATATTTCCCCGATATTTCCGTcgaaatttccattttttgaAGCCTCGATATATCCGTAATTAccgatattttagtccttggttTTACATACATGTGCATGAGTGAGTTAAATCTAAAAATgggttaaaattaaaattagaagaaaatataatatattgttgttattaaaattatatagatAACTATGGTTAGATCATAATTAAAGAGAGACACGTGTCATTTATCTAGAATGTGGGCAGATAAATTgtggtcggcaaatttgtTTCACCTCCTCGTCCATCACTTGCTTCAATTTCATGACCATTATTCTACTTAATCTACTCACAGTGTTCTTAAATAGTTAAATGACTTACCAAGCCTTCTAATTCTCTTCAGAATTATTtaattgaagaagatgatgatgtagATCTTAAATGAGGAAGCTTATAATTAAGCAGAGTTCAAGATAAAATTCCACAAACATTAAAGAGAGTTTAGGATTATGgaataaattaaagaaaaattagaTATTTTGATacttatatttaaaataattattatatacaaTGTAGGACATGGTTACAGTAGGGAAAGAAATTGGTTAAACTAGagtttcataattttttttaaacgatGTAATattcaaaaattataataaataaatccatatttcaaaaaatttacGAATTTACTATGTTCTCATGGTATGCACTCTATCCTATTATTTAATAAGAATATGACCATTTGTCACCGGGTGACACTGTTGTTCTTAAGAATGTAGAATGAAACACAATATTAAGTAACTAGATCCGGACTCAAACGTTATCTTATATAGATGATTTTTTCTACCGTGCACATATTTCACGATATTAATGACCTCATAGGcacatgtgacgcgttctaagcCGCATATGTGTCCAACTTTTAAAGTGTTGACGTTCTAAAAGGATTTCACAACATAAATAGAGACCTTAAAATTAAGTCTGGTGCTCAAGAAAGTCTCCAAAAAATACAATGTACCATGGTAAGGCGCTATGAAcagttatataataatttaaaagaATCTTTTAACCTTGCAACACAGTTGTCGTTGGGAAGGTAGTAGGTTACATACGGTTGACCGCGTGGATTGAATCCTTAAAAATAACGAAAGTAGGTGAAATTTtcattgtttacatatttccaTGTTGTGATCACATCCTACGGTCTGTATATGGAAAATATTTTCCTATACGCTTATGCCCTTAGAGGGGTAGAATGGTATAAATGATCAAGCGTATTGATTGAGACTCAAACGTTACCAAAATGTGAATTTTTTAATGCATTAAATATATCCTATGGTCGGGTTTCTAAATTTAGTTCACTCAATGTAGTTTTTATTAAAACATATACATTTGCAAATAacttaatatataaattatacaacATTCGTAGCACATTATGATTCATGTGACTAAAATTTACTGTATGAAGCATTCACCATTAGTTGTGACCTTGATACTGAGACAAGACCGTGGTTGAAAATTCACCTATTTTCACCGTCTTTTAGGTCTCGATCTACGTAGCTAACCCTATGTAATATATTATCTCTCTAAAGGCAATCGTGACACGTGGTAAAACAATATCTTGAATGTTTACTTGTGGGTAGAGCATATTATCATGAAACTTTGATAATTTTTGTAGAAATATTTTGAGCATCAGAGCTAGTTTCAATTATTTTTGAATAGACATCGAAAACTAATTTAAAGTCAACCTAGGGACATGTGGTGCATTCCTGGCTGCGACACATGTCCACTAATTTTCTATTATACGTAGATTTCAATGTAGTGATGACATCATAGGGTcgatattttcaaattttatttcaatataGTCGGTttggaaatatatatacttacatATAATCTATGAAATAGGTTATACCACTTTAGTTGGTACATTGTGACACATTATGTTTCATGTGGCTAAATTTgacaaaatgaaaattcaaTCGTTGGATGTGATTGTTACACTGAAATGTGTTTATGGTTTAACATTTACGTACTTCCATCAATGATTAGGTCTCGATCATGAGGTAACATTTTATAACTTAAAAAATTAATGTAAAGTAAAAATTGACCGGCTTTTCATGCATTATTCATATGATTTTTCTCTAGTTGTTAGTTTCGAGTTTGAGTAGAGTAACATTAAGGGTACTGAAATTTACACTCCAATTTTTACAAACCACACTcccaaaaataatgaaatttccGGTTTGTCATTCACTTATTTAGCACCTTCCTACTTCAGTCCCTTTTGTAAATGGAGGGCAAATTAAAAATTTCCGTGGTTTTAGAGTGTGATTTGTAAAAATTGATTTGTAAATTTCAGCTTTCTAAcattaattgatttttttatattttaattgtctTTTCTTGTTTAGTAAGTAATAATTGTGATTATCAAATTGTAACACATTGGTGCAACTTGTTTATATATCATTGTCTATCATTAATTAATGTTGGACtttaaaaattttatttttgctcACATGTAATGAACGAGGTAGTCATGTTAAGAGCATCTCAAGGCTCCAACAGCTCATGTAAAACTCAAATAATCTCTATTCtagaggaaaaataacatttttttttgttccaaTAGCTCATGCAATGCATCCTTTATTATAGAGAAAGTGGgtagaaagaatgaaaatctcTACATTTGTAAAATTCTCAAAACTTGTTTAATTCAactaaaactcttaaatttattttttttccctttagAATTTACTCTCTTTAtcttaaaaaggaaaaagttaATAAAGTCAAAACtttaattttctataattTGAACAAAGATATAATATTTCCATATATTCACCAAATTATACAGAATTGCATTTAAGTTTGTcgaataaaacataaaaactGTTGGAGTTGGTGACATTTTTTAATAGAAATTTTGTGATTTTCTCctttataataaaaaatttatataagagTTGTTAGAAATGCTCTAAGTAGACATAATGACATTTCTTATTACTAAATAAATCACAGTtaacaaatttatttttaacctattaatatatcaaatgaataaTTATTCACTGTGATAAAAAAATGGATATAGATTGATTAGTCAACTCTGAGAGATGACAAATAGTGCTTGAAAATTCTTAATAAGGTACGAGCGCATATCGCAAGTTTCCTCTTGTCCAGCTTCAATAATTACATCATTATTTTTTACTCAATTATAAGGGAGGGATTCCTTTGTTAGCAAAATCTCAATTGACCCAATCTTTTACTCAATGTCTACATGATGGTGTATTAGAATTTTACTTTGTTAAGTGTGACAAGAACGTGAAACATTGTCATACGGGTAATTAAGCAGTATGCTAAGGGTGTATTAATAAATACTAATTAAAGTAAACTATGAATATTTAATAACATACATGactcctttaaaaaaaataacatacaTGATTTTTAATTTACCTTAATACCCCTTATTCGTATGTACGACCACATTGAGGACAAATAAGTAATTAGCAAATAATATTGAAatgatataatatataatatcaaAAGAGGCACATGTCATGCAGACATGCTAGTAGATCCATTTGTTACACCCGTGCCTTTTTTTGTCCTCCAAAGTGTATGTTAACAGCGTGTACGCTGTGAAAGTCCACATGGGTGGAGTGAAGAAGTTCCTCTATTAGATACATAAATTGTTGTCTCTATTGGAAGCGCCGTTGCCGCCGTACACTATAGTACGTTGCAACTTAATTCTCACATTATGGCTATATGTACGTCACGTAAACCTCTCTATCTATATGTACGTCACTTcacttagtttttttttaaacctcTCCACTTAAAATTGTTATTACGTACGTACCCAGTTAAAAAATACCATATATATTTCCTGTGAATTGCAAAATATAATGGACATGAATTCAGCCAATAAAGTAGAAAATAGGTAGTGCGTACTAAAACAAGTAGATCCGAGGATCGAATTACAGAGATATGCATGAATGAAAGCTTGTAGACTACTCAATCAATACACATTTATTGATCAGCAAAGAAGCTAGCTAGTGCATGCTCCCATCCTAATACTCTTGCAGCAGCATGATGATTATCATATATCTAGTTCTCGGTTTCGAGTCCATGACCACCGTGACCTCCGTGTCCTCCACGTCCTCCCTTTCCTCCATGTTGATAGCCACCATTGCTTCCTCCTCCGTTGTATCCTCCGTTTCCTCCCCTGCCTCCTCCATTGTATCCTCCGTGTCCACCCCTGCCTCCCCCGTTGTATCCTCCGTGTCCACCCCTGCCTCCCCCGTTGTATCCTCCATTGCCTCCGTGGCTATATCCCCCTCTGCCATCTTCATtcgaaaatatattttaaggGTCAGAAGGGAAGATAATAGATGATGTACTGAATTCTATTTGTAAAACTACCCGCTTTACATATGCATGCCTCATGATTGATTTATACATGAATACATTAATTTTAGGAAATTATACAGGCGATCCAGCCAGTCGAAATTTACCAGTAGTAGTTGGAGTGGTTGACTCAGTTAGGCCACGATGGGCTGAGACCTCAGCAGTGATGAGGAGAACGGCAAAGGCAACAAGAAGCATAGTCTTTGAGTACGCCATTTCTGATCAGATGGTTGCTTACAGTTTGTACCAATGAAATGTAATGCAAGAGGTTATTGCTCTTGGAGTGAAATTAGCGTGGCATTGCGCTCTATATTTATAAGCACTAGCTGCAAGAGAGTGAGAAGATCGAAAGAGTGAGTGATGAGCGACAGAAAAGTCAGAGATCGAGATCAATTTGTGAGCCCTAcgtgtttaattatttttgtcGTTCTGGAATGGGAAGCAATATACGAACATGATACGTATCAATAATGTTATTATCTTGTATTTATGATAATATGGATATACAGATAGGAGTGAGTTTTCTAGCTTAGAACAATTCAATTAATCATGTACGAATTGGAGTCCACGTACAGAAAATATCGAGGGAGGCCATTGCATGAAAGATAATtgatttgaccaaaaaaaaagaaaaaagataatTGACACTAGCAGTCAGGCATGCATGCATAGATAAGATATCGACGAATACAGTATATGCATAGATAAGATTTCGACGTCTATGCATGCATGTGCATAGATAAGATTACAGACTAGTTGTACTCTAATGTCCTTATACCGTTACCGACCACCATTGAATTGTATA contains:
- the LOC126799335 gene encoding cold and drought-regulated protein CORA-like — its product is MAYSKTMLLVAFAVLLITAEVSAHRGLTESTTPTTTDGRGGYSHGGNGGYNGGGRGGHGGYNGGGRGGHGGYNGGGRGGNGGYNGGGSNGGYQHGGKGGRGGHGGHGGHGLETEN